The sequence ACAGGTAATTTTGGGGTAGCTTAACATAGGCTTCGTTGAAATGATTAACTGCTCACCTGCTGCACATGCTCTTTCATTCCGCACCATTGTTTGTAGCTAATACTTATACCACTGCGTCTCCATTTATCATAATGAGCGCGCTTTTCTGGATCACTTAGTATTTCTTTGGCTTCCTGATGGAAAATAGGTAGGAAAGGAAACAACAGGTTCAGCGAATCTCCGAGTTGAatcataaaaactatttttacaacCTTTCTAAAATGCTGGGAATTTCGCAATACCAACTCGAATGTGAGATAGAAAGTATTTGAGCCACAGCATTAGAACACAAAAGCTTAACTAATCATACCTTTAGCTTCTGAAATTTTCCCTCCGCTTCTTTATCACCGTTGTTCTTATCCGGATGATACTGCAAAGCCCTCACTTTATACTCCGTTTGTATTTGTTCCATCTAATATTCAACAGAATAAATTACATATGAACACGACTGGTAACAAAACATACTTCAAGGATGCCTTATTGATACCTACCGAAGAATCTTCATCACAGCCCAGGATGAAATAGAAATCTTCCTCTTCTTTTCGCTTATAAGCAAGGATTTCGTCGATGCcactcatatttt comes from Ischnura elegans chromosome X, ioIscEleg1.1, whole genome shotgun sequence and encodes:
- the LOC124170662 gene encoding J domain-containing protein codes for the protein MSGIDEILAYKRKEEEDFYFILGCDEDSSMEQIQTEYKVRALQYHPDKNNGDKEAEGKFQKLKEAKEILSDPEKRAHYDKWRRSGISISYKQWCGMKEHVQQSMHWSIPKTKDRMIEPAEGTTANAGPSTSRESQRRASEGGANIHYGNRNIGGVKWDSDPPSEVVSKFRNYEI